atattgatttCCCAGTCAAGTTTATAACTTATTATATCAAACAAGAACAATAAATCAAAAACGAATAACAAAAAATCTAAGCCATTTCTCCATTTACTTTGGTTACTCATTACATGGTTAGAAAGATCTATGGCTGAATGTTGTTTATTCTGGCAATGGTTAAATTCCGGCATTGGTTTACATCGGTGATGGTTACATACCGATGGTTGTTAATATCCGTTGGTTGTGACATCAAATCAGGTTCAAGAAATCAagacttttttttactttgtgtttTAATTGTAAAAGGGTATTATGGTAATGATAAATGAATTTTTTGGAATgtttagggcgcgtttggttgtagaaaatgttttctagtttttcatttctatttttttagaaaacaaaaggagtttttttccataaaaaacaaataaaaattttgaaaacgcgttctaattagAAACTAGAAACATGTTAGAAATGTGTGTGGTGGGGGGATgtaatggaaaatgaaaatgaaaaataaaaaacatgaaaaaaaatgttttcaagttatctatgaaaaaatggaaaacattgttttgttttcttagaaaactatgattagaataagttttttgtttttcatttttttttgaaaaatgaaaatgaaaaacaaaagatgTTTTCTGTAACCAAACGTCTCCTTAAACTTTCCATCCATCAAATTATGAAAAGAATTATAAATTCCATGTTTAAAGGAACTTGATGAACTTTTTAGATTCTaatttcaacttcttatcaacCAAACaagtgaatgaatgaatggaattgagatttcaatttttttagaaTTCTAATGGACCCTTGAgacgtttttatttttattttgaaaaacaacCATGGCCCAAAATCACAAAGtttatacacacatacacacacacacaaaaaaaaaagtctgaTGCCAGGTCGATATACAATGCTGCAATTAAATATTAAGTACCGGTGAACATTTACCACATAGTAAGTCACTAGAAGAAGTCTATAACTGCAACTGAATCAAGCAACAGAACACAAATATTCAAATCAGTTAAGCCAAAACTCCAAGTAGtgtctatttattttaaaaggatGAAGTGACAACATAGACTTACAACTTAGCCACACAAAAGTTGAACAAACATATCTGTATGTTTTCTAGTTAACAGCCCACCCCTACTCCCTGCCAACTTTCAAATCCTCCAATTTCGTGCCGATTTCCTCAGCTGTTATGGGCTTCACCTCCTTGCTTGGTCCATTTGGAACAGAACTTTCTTTCTCCTTTGGATTCAGAGGCCCTGTCTGCCATATTCTTATGGTTCCATCTTCCGACCCAGATGCATATGATTCACCTCCAGGTGAGAACCTCACACAATGGACCGGACCATGGTGACCCTTGTTGCACCCTACAAGAATATCCGCACATATTTTcttacataaataaatcaatgtgTCAAATGGGCCAAATCAGGTGTGCTGGATGATTTAGCTTTGGACAAAACAAGGTCGAAGAGGTAAAAGACATCTAAAAGTGTATTCAAAGACATAAACCCTCCTAGGACCTAGATAATCATTTCAAAAGCACATCattaatttacaaaattcataaaAGAGATCAAAGGTGTTTGCATACGAACCAACCCAAGCAATTTCAAACCACACCTGGAAAGTGAAATCTACTAATTTTGTTACATTACCCACCCTGTTGTTCTACCACCTCAATCCTACCACGTGCATTCATTCACGTATGAGTGGCCTACATAGTCTACTGAGAATGCCTAGCCTAAAAGATTTTGTTctgtaaaaaaaagttataacaatGTCAGTCTAGGCATCCTTTCGAACACATTTATAATATTGCATGTCTGGTTGGATATCTGTGACGATACCAAAGCAGCAAAATGATAATCAATCGTAGTACAACATTGATGTAAAATATTGAATGAAAAATTCCAAGAGAAGTACCAATTTCTTCACCAGTGTTGAAATCAAATAAACGAATCCACATGTCTTCCCCTCCAGCAATAAACTTATCACCAAATTTTGGTTCCAACGAAGCTGATTCCACATTGCAGGGCATATCATAACTTTTCACCAAtccaaaactataaaaacaataagaaaagaaaaaggtgagGGAAAAAAAGAACTTGGCAGAATTATAGAGCGGGTGTCATGCAAAATCAAAACATACTGGTTTGCATCCCAGAACTTGACAGAAGATCCATCAGCAGTGGTTATATAACGCCCATCTTTACTAACTTCAGCACTGGTCACAGATGATTTTGTTTCAAGGGTATGAACAATCTTCCCACTTCTCACGTCCCATAGCCTGCCAATATACATTCAGGTAAATACTAGACCAGCTTATAGAAATCAACAAGTTTAACCACCACAAAACTGAAACAATGATTATTAAATAAACAAGGTAATAACATACCTTACTCCACCAGAATCAGAGCAGGAACTTAATATTGTTTGGTCACTGTGGAGCCACGCAACAGTCCTGACTGAGCCTGGAGAATGCTCAACTTCTCTTGGAGGCGCCTCTGGTCGATTTAAATCGAATATGCGTAGTATCTTCTCAAACCCGCCAGTCAGCAGAAAATGTGTATCCTGTAAAAATTATACACAAAATTACGTTCTACTCATTAACCATTAACATAATATTTTAGCAAACAAGTTCATTTGATTCCCATCCAGGAGCCCTATTTTGGTAACAGTCCTAATTCAAAATCACATTTTATGTAAATGATCATATGCATAAGCAGAACCCAGTAAAGGATAAACAAAAAAACCTTTAGTTGAATACAAGATACTTGGAAAGGGAGTAAGAAACCCTGCTGCCATATTGCCAATGAGTATATGATGACAAAATACCATCTAAAGAAGCAGATCACATGCagagaaaaaaaacatttgtgCAATCCTATTTGACACGGTATATTACTACCGAGTTCCGAACATATATTTTCACAGTGTTTAAACATTTAGAGAAACTGAAATGCAAGCTAAATCGATAGCAGAGATTGAACGTACAATTCATATTGTTGAGCCTTATTGTTATACAAAGgctatgtatataaatatatacacataagcaaaatgaaacataaattaGTTTGCCTCTTTCACAAGACATCAGTTAAAACATATAATCCCAAACTAATTCTTCTTACAATCAATACTTTTGAATAAACGTTATCATCTGTCATGATTATTAACTAGTTGACCACTAACCAAATCAACTAACCTCAAACCGTATTGACCACAAAATGAGGTTCTAGACGTTCATTGAGGTTAGCGTTAATATTTGTCAAACTGTtaagtataaaactataaatgaaCCAAATATGTCCCTGAAGGATGCAAGTACTGTAGAAAGACTACCATCCACAATTAGGTCTTAGCATCCAACCTTATTTGCAACAATCGACTTCAAGCagagcaaaaaataaaaagaataacaaaatACTTCCAAGACTTAAATGCTAATTCATAAATGCGTGCATATAAAGCTAGATGGGGCCGACCTCAGAAAAGGAACACGTTCGAACAATATGTTTGTGGTCAAACGAGTGCAGCACATCCCCAGTTAACGCATCCCACAACTTCctgtataaaatatatacagcCCAAAATTCAATAtttgcaaaaagccaaaaagTTGTAACATTGTAGTGCATACTTGCAAAAAATATCACAAACAAGTGAACAAACTAAAAACTTGACAACATACGCTGTGAAATCCGCAGACGCAGATGCAGCACGAAGAGCATTAGTATCTAGACAACAACTCCAGACTGCACCTTTATGTCCTTCAAAAGTTCCTATCCAGTCTCCAGTTTCTCCATTTCTAAGCATAGGCGTCGAATCTAAATCACAAAACTATCCATGTAAGTAACctaaaagttcattttttttccacttCAAATTGGATATACGGCATTAAAAGTCAGTGTTCACAACTTTTCCCCTTAAACCTACAACTAACTGATAGCTACAATGTAAGCTAGACGCACTTAAAAAAGCACTCTCAAGTTACAACTTAAGACATTCCTTTACAACAGCAAgacattcatatatacatacagttgatagatatatagatatagagatatacCTTTGCTGGCACTGATGAGGAAAAAACCATCAGGAGTGATGGGACTATAAAACAAATCAACAACTGGACGTGAATGTCCATGGCATACCAATGGCACTGCTACTTTCTTCTTATCCATTTTAATCTCTCAAAAACcctaatgattatatatatatatatatatatctgatcCAGAAATTGACAATTGAACCTCTTAAAAAATACGTACACAATTGCCTTCCTTccttcctttaaaaaaataacaatacgtatagaatatatagatatagctaTAAACTGTGTATATGTATAGGTAGTGGCGGTAATGAACACAAGTGAGGAAacgaaaccctaattttattgATCTGATCAAAGCCAAATCAATCAAATCAATAAAACATAGATGATTATCAATCCACACCTcctaaccctaattttaatTAATGCAAATTGTTTATgtagaaaactaaaaattaattaaataaaatactaggatagattaattaatataataatattataagtattattatttgattttgatagatagatagatatgtatatatagctaAGCTATAGGGCTAGGCGCAAGATTTCCATTGATGTGTTTCTTTAATTCTTATAGGTCTGATTTGggtttgatttgttattttcCCTTTCTTGATTGTGGTCCCTCGTGTTTCTTGATTTTTCTGTTTTCGTCCCTTCATGTTCCCTAGCAGTGGAATATTCGGATACTAGGGCTTTTTAACTTTACAAATATCCTTTTAATCAAATCTTCTTGTTTTGTATACACATTTTTGAAGATTTGTAGATATATGGTTGTAAGATGATACAATTTTGCCAACTTTGACAACCATGTGCGTTACATTCTAACTTATAAAACCACTTGGATTTAGAAAGGGATGCCGCATGAGTCTTTATATGTTTAGCGTAATTACAAGTGGTTCAAGTTGTCAGCCCGATTCGAACATGTGCATTTTGATTCAAAATGTGTCCTCCAACATAACGCTAACTATTGAGTTAATCCATGTCTAATCAAATCTTGAGGCATTAGCCTGTTTTGTAACATGAGCATACGCTTCAACTTTAGATTTATGCTTTTGTTTGGCAATTGAAGTTGCAGGTCATAATGTAGGAGTTCCTTTAATTGTACATCAATCATGACTTCATGAGTTCATTTTTTTAGAACTACAGAAGTATATTAAAATAGCAAATTAACAAGGCGTTAGAAAGCTTAAAAAGTATAATTACAAATACAATCTAAAAGTAAAACAATACAATATATTCTAGACTTGTGAAAGAAACAAGACAAACAAACATACTAAACTTGCAGGGATTTACTTCTTCATCCTTAAACTTCTTTCATTCtctaattttaatgttttactCCATTTCACTTTATATTTGTGGATTGTGGGGATCAAGACTAACATTCATATCTTTGTTTCTTCACAAACCATAAATGAATGAAAACATAAACTACAAGGACATTATTGACTTTTCATCTATTGCCGTTGATAATTCTTCTTGGTGTAGTGTATTCATGTTTGTAAAAAAGAtcagggaaaaaaaaacacattggTCTCCCAGATTTCAgaacttaacatatataattgtcATTAATCTGGAATCATAtgtttcacaaaagcttttatATTGAAGAACGAAGCAACAAACCAACATGGGAGgattatatattatgaaaaacaATAGAACAATAATAATTGTTAACTTTGCAGACGCGATCTCACACCTTGGTAGGCCACGTTGCTTGAGCAGACATTATGATCCCCACGATGACTCCAAACAAGCCAAGGGCGCTTCCAAATATTTCTATCACGAGGATCTTTACAAATAGTGACGAGTTTTGGGCATCTGATAAAGCACAGCTGCTTCCAATAATTCCAACACATAATCTGTGGAAcgaaattcaaataaaatataacattgGTCTTAGTGTATCTGGATACTGCACAAATTCAGTCACCCAATTTATGTACAGGTGGTAATTTTGATGCTTTTTTATAAGTGGGTTGGAGTTGGGGTGTGTTTTATCTCAACTGGGTCAAAAGGGTGAAATACAATATTGATCTAAACGGGGAACCAGTCCACTGAGTCAAACAAGTTGAAAGTGGTCAATGGATGCAATCTCACCCCTCTCTTATTCAAAGATTCAGAATAGTTTCGTTATACTAATACTTGTGTAACCGTAACAAATGCATTCACCATTTTATTACAATGGTTAAATATGGACATTAAGACCAAGaccataatattaaaaaatcaacagCATTGACTCATTACCAGACCTATCCAACCCACCCATCACAGCTACCTTCCTTAAGATGCATGCTTCAGGTTTGGGATTTTTACATGTTTAGAATATCAGTTTAGATATTTGCACTTTGCAATAAGGTACTCCATAGGGTACATATTTTCATAACATCAATTGAGTAAGCATAAAAACATATGTAACTTTCTGTGGCACTGTATGAGTGTATTCCTATATATAAAGCTAGATAGGTTAAAGAGCATACCCACAAACAAGGTTTGCAAAGCCAACAATTATGCCTGAAGCGAAAATTGCATATCCTGCTCTGAGGGATTCAGGTGCATATGTCTGCGATGACGGAACACTCTCGAGCTTTGTTTGAAGAATGATTGCTACAATGACTCCATATATAGCAACGGCCTCGCAAAAAATTACGCTGAAGAATAAAATAAACATCACTAACACCACAAAATAGTTCAAATTCATGTTTAAGAATGTAATATAATCACCATTGACTCATTGTTATGACTACATTAAGGCTCAGATTTTCATGTTTGTGTGTGCCCTTGCCTCTGTAGTGGGGTGCATATAAAGTATATAGAAATACTAACTCTGCTCAGTTATTTCCACACAAACCTTAAatttttcaagaacaaaattTCCAGTAAAGAATTGCTAGGGATCTGAAACTTACACATATTAACAGACACAAAGTTATCCTTTTAAGATATAGACAAAAGCTCTACTTGTGTTTGATTTACCATGTCTTAAAGTCTTATGTGCCTTTTAATCTAAATTGTCTGCTCCTTTACTCAAAATATAGAATACATGAGATGAATAAGTAAAGCTCGGACTTATCAACTTGCATTACAACTTGTTTATGCTACTTGGGGGGTCAAGTATTTGGCAACAGCAGACAAGTAAACCCAAAATAAATCACCAACAGGTATTGGCCTAGCAGAAGGAGCAGTAAACAACATGTACCTAGGCTAAGGTGCCCTATCAACCCATAGTTTGGCTTCAAGTTCCAATGGGAAGAAAGGGAAGGGTATGTGAAACTGCTGTTATAAATCCAGTTGAATCACAAAAGTGCTTCGTAATCATACTAAGaagttcaaaacaaaacaaaatgctCATGTAGTTAGCTTATACTTccggaaaaaaaaacacaaatcaGATGAGATTTACCTTCTATGCGATCCAAATTTCTCATCATAATCTATTAGATATTCAAAATGTTTATACAGAGGATATCGAGGAAACTAAGAGGGTGGGCAGTCTGTTGTTCAAACCTTTTTTCAAATTGTATATTAATTAGAATAATGAACACAATTACATTAATTTTAGAAAAGCATATACCAAAAGTTCTTATTGGGGAACCAAACATGATGCCCTGAAAGGGAAACTTGCAGGCATATCctcgtgtttttttttaattgcagTGAAACTGAACTTATAATCCTTTATCTGTTCAAAATCATGCCTTCTTCATCTAATTA
The Erigeron canadensis isolate Cc75 chromosome 2, C_canadensis_v1, whole genome shotgun sequence DNA segment above includes these coding regions:
- the LOC122589308 gene encoding serine-threonine kinase receptor-associated protein-like, which encodes MDKKKVAVPLVCHGHSRPVVDLFYSPITPDGFFLISASKDSTPMLRNGETGDWIGTFEGHKGAVWSCCLDTNALRAASASADFTAKLWDALTGDVLHSFDHKHIVRTCSFSEDTHFLLTGGFEKILRIFDLNRPEAPPREVEHSPGSVRTVAWLHSDQTILSSCSDSGGVRLWDVRSGKIVHTLETKSSVTSAEVSKDGRYITTADGSSVKFWDANHFGLVKSYDMPCNVESASLEPKFGDKFIAGGEDMWIRLFDFNTGEEIGCNKGHHGPVHCVRFSPGGESYASGSEDGTIRIWQTGPLNPKEKESSVPNGPSKEVKPITAEEIGTKLEDLKVGRE
- the LOC122589798 gene encoding V-type proton ATPase subunit c''2, with amino-acid sequence MSGLVVGGAAASSWGRALVKINPYTFSAIGIAISIGVSVLGAAWGIYITGSSLIGAAIKAPRITSKNLISVIFCEAVAIYGVIVAIILQTKLESVPSSQTYAPESLRAGYAIFASGIIVGFANLVCGLCVGIIGSSCALSDAQNSSLFVKILVIEIFGSALGLFGVIVGIIMSAQATWPTKV